One window of Candidatus Paceibacterota bacterium genomic DNA carries:
- a CDS encoding TIGR00730 family Rossman fold protein, giving the protein MQADKDNQPFSNTSYVPVTLHQVEEEIRERIHAVNDEMIAGFNLIKRQPKSVSIFGSSRFPETNKYYKDARELSGMLAKKGFSVVTGGGPGIMEAANRGASEHHGHSIGLNIKLPYEQHVNPYINHGMQFNYFFIRKVMLTFSAEAYIFFPGGFGTMDEFFEIATLVQTRKIEKVPMVLYGTDFWNPLIDFMKRNMFPLDTIDPDDLNLFMVTDSLEDIAALVEHVPVRNGVRIKKTPLP; this is encoded by the coding sequence ATGCAAGCTGACAAAGATAACCAGCCTTTTTCCAACACCTCGTACGTTCCAGTAACACTTCACCAGGTAGAAGAAGAGATTCGAGAACGTATTCACGCAGTCAACGATGAGATGATTGCGGGATTTAATTTAATTAAGCGACAACCAAAGTCAGTAAGTATTTTTGGCTCTTCTCGTTTTCCAGAAACAAATAAATATTACAAAGATGCCCGTGAATTATCTGGCATGCTCGCAAAAAAAGGCTTTAGTGTCGTAACTGGTGGTGGTCCCGGCATCATGGAAGCTGCAAATCGTGGCGCATCAGAGCATCACGGCCATTCTATTGGATTAAATATCAAGCTTCCGTACGAACAACACGTAAATCCATACATCAACCACGGAATGCAGTTTAATTATTTCTTCATAAGAAAGGTTATGCTCACCTTCTCTGCTGAAGCGTACATCTTTTTTCCGGGCGGTTTTGGAACAATGGATGAATTCTTTGAAATTGCTACGCTCGTGCAAACCAGAAAGATTGAAAAAGTTCCAATGGTTCTCTATGGAACAGATTTTTGGAACCCACTAATTGATTTTATGAAACGAAATATGTTTCCACTTGATACAATTGATCCAGACGATCTTAATCTCTTTATGGTTACAGATAGCCTTGAAGACATCGCTGCGCTTGTAGAGCACGTTCCTGTACGAAATGGTGTGCGAATAAAAAAAACACCACTTCCGTAG
- a CDS encoding FKBP-type peptidyl-prolyl cis-trans isomerase, giving the protein MDVKNSQQVEATGETNSLQVTDSVVGIGAEAVSGKTVTVHYTGKFTDGKVFDSSVGKQPFSFILGAGQVIAGWDTGVAGMKVGGKRSLVIPSSLGYGPNDYGPIPGGSTLLFDVELLDVK; this is encoded by the coding sequence GTGGATGTTAAGAATTCACAGCAAGTAGAAGCGACAGGTGAAACAAACTCACTACAGGTAACTGACAGTGTTGTTGGAATTGGTGCCGAGGCCGTTTCAGGAAAGACAGTAACAGTACACTACACAGGAAAGTTTACCGACGGAAAAGTATTTGATAGCTCAGTTGGAAAACAGCCATTTTCATTTATCCTCGGAGCAGGACAGGTAATCGCTGGATGGGACACTGGTGTTGCTGGTATGAAGGTTGGTGGAAAGCGTTCACTCGTCATTCCTTCATCCCTCGGATATGGCCCAAATGATTACGGACCAATTCCAGGCGGATCAACACTCCTTTTTGATGTTGAGTTGCTTGACGTTAAGTAA
- the tgt gene encoding tRNA guanosine(34) transglycosylase Tgt, protein MKFTLSKRLKTDLTRSISPDVSGRTGVITTDHGVIKTPAFVAVGTKATLKAITPEQAVEAGVQAVLANTYHLYLEPGADMVSAAGGFAKMMNWKGPTMTDSGGFQVFSLGAAYGKGISKILKSSSELSLAAGDVDEEVKAPLVSIDHDGVMFRSHIDGTAHYFTPEKSVDIQHALGADMFFAFDECTSPTETRVYQREALDRTHRWAKRCLTQHRNSIHATRQAIFGVIQGGRDRDLREESAKTIADMGFDGFGIGGSFAKEDMQTAVSWVNALLPEDQPRHLLGIGEPEDLFMGAEQGVDLFDCVAPTRIARNGGIHTSAGRINITNAVYRQDFGPLDNGCACYTCKNFTRAYVAHLFHSKEMLAATLATIHNLFFISDFMRKIRESMEDDTFYDFRDNFIKKYYSR, encoded by the coding sequence ATGAAATTCACGCTTTCTAAGCGTTTAAAGACAGATCTGACACGATCCATTTCTCCAGATGTAAGTGGAAGAACTGGAGTCATAACAACTGATCACGGGGTTATCAAGACCCCGGCTTTTGTTGCAGTAGGAACAAAAGCAACACTTAAAGCAATTACACCAGAGCAAGCGGTTGAAGCAGGTGTCCAAGCGGTACTGGCTAATACATATCATTTATATCTTGAGCCAGGTGCTGACATGGTTTCAGCAGCTGGAGGGTTTGCAAAGATGATGAACTGGAAAGGACCAACAATGACTGATTCAGGAGGTTTCCAGGTGTTTTCTCTTGGTGCGGCATACGGAAAAGGAATTTCAAAAATTCTTAAATCTTCCTCGGAACTTTCACTTGCCGCGGGTGATGTTGATGAAGAAGTAAAAGCACCACTGGTCTCAATTGATCACGATGGTGTGATGTTTCGGTCGCACATTGATGGGACTGCACACTATTTCACTCCAGAAAAATCAGTAGACATTCAACACGCACTTGGAGCAGACATGTTTTTTGCTTTTGATGAGTGTACGTCTCCAACAGAGACGAGGGTCTATCAAAGAGAAGCACTTGATCGTACACATCGTTGGGCAAAGCGATGTCTCACGCAACATCGAAATTCAATACACGCAACGAGACAAGCCATTTTTGGAGTGATCCAAGGTGGAAGAGACAGAGATCTTCGCGAAGAGAGTGCAAAGACAATTGCCGACATGGGATTTGATGGGTTTGGAATTGGTGGATCATTTGCCAAAGAAGACATGCAAACAGCCGTTTCATGGGTGAATGCACTTTTACCAGAAGATCAACCTCGTCACTTGTTAGGTATCGGAGAGCCAGAAGATTTGTTCATGGGTGCAGAACAAGGAGTTGATTTGTTTGATTGTGTAGCTCCAACTCGAATCGCACGAAACGGTGGTATTCATACAAGTGCTGGGAGGATCAATATTACAAACGCAGTATATAGACAGGATTTTGGGCCACTAGACAATGGTTGCGCGTGTTATACATGCAAAAACTTCACCCGAGCGTATGTAGCACACCTCTTTCACTCCAAAGAAATGCTTGCCGCGACACTTGCGACAATCCACAACCTCTTTTTCATTTCTGACTTCATGCGAAAGATCAGGGAGTCAATGGAAGACGACACATTTTACGATTTCAGAGACAACTTTATAAAGAAGTATTATAGTAGGTAA